From Juglans regia cultivar Chandler chromosome 6, Walnut 2.0, whole genome shotgun sequence, the proteins below share one genomic window:
- the LOC118348749 gene encoding E3 ubiquitin-protein ligase RNF12-B-like produces MASQAVASESSGVTLQMTAREVNGWGNLEIRYVSSRREHVRTPNGVYIPINDNYSYHMIPSLFIRVPPQVVSSPEWHRAYLNSKLSSRLNFENAPVRATVAENISSFALQHQAASRFKGYLMTVELNFFHEIFHEEIIRPSTPITYLSEIGSFWEATVNDDDGDLAPNGGASRSAIVRLMEKGSFVASKSDQELGTCSICLEEFASSNGAKDQLLRMDCSHVYHRACILPWLQKTKTCPTCRRQVD; encoded by the coding sequence ATGGCTTCCCAAGCAGTGGCTTCCGAATCCTCTGGTGTGACTCTGCAAATGACGGCAAGAGAGGTGAACGGCTGGGGCAACCTCGAAATTCGCTACGTCAGTAGTCGCCGAGAACACGTGCGGACCCCCAACGGCGTCTACATCCCAATCAATGATAACTACAGCTACCATATGATACCTTCGCTTTTCATCCGAGTTCCTCCCCAGGTGGTCTCAAGCCCGGAATGGCACCGAGCCTACCTTAACTCCAAGCTCTCTTCACGGCTCAACTTCGAAAACGCACCAGTCCGCGCGACCGTGGCCGAGAATATCTCGTCATTCGCGTTGCAGCATCAGGCAGCCTCCCGGTTCAAGGGGTATTTGATGACGGTCGAGTTGAATTTCTTCCACGAGATATTTCACGAGGAGATCATCAGACCCTCTACTCCTATAACGTACTTGAGCGAAATAGGTTCGTTTTGGGAAGCCACcgttaatgatgatgatggggatTTGGCACCCAATGGAGGCGCATCAAGAAGTGCGATCGTCAGATTGATGGAGAAGGGGAGCTTTGTTGCGAGCAAGAGCGATCAGGAGTTGGGAACGTGCAGCATATGTTTGGAGGAGTTTGCATCTTCGAATGGGGCAAAAGATCAGCTTCTTCGCATGGATTGCTCACATGTTTATCATCGTGCTTGTATATTGCCCTGGCTGCAGAAGACGAAAACATGTCCAACATGCCGTCGCCAAGTGGATTGA
- the LOC108991529 gene encoding uncharacterized protein LOC108991529: MSLQCLVCHCVESPSHSFRSFSTSDNDGRCSAIANCLTRKLSLTPTAATSCYTSSSKVTPQPTIPGNNVGAPRLVRSRAVRRDLVRDWNFDEVVLER, from the coding sequence ATGAGTCTGCAGTGTCTTGTGTGTCACTGTGTAGAAAGTCCTTCGCACTCTTTTAGGAGTTTTTCAACTTCTGACAATGATGGAAGATGTTCTGCTATTGCCAATTGCTTAACCCGGAAATTATCGCTAACCCCAACTGCGGCAACCTCTTGTTACACATCATCATCCAAAGTGACCCCACAACCAACAATTCCAGGCAACAATGTGGGTGCCCCTCGACTTGTCCGAAGCCGGGCTGTGAGAAGGGATCTTGTGAGAGACTGGAACTTTGATGAGGTGGTGCTGGAGCGTTGA
- the LOC108991526 gene encoding LOW QUALITY PROTEIN: putative 1-phosphatidylinositol-3-phosphate 5-kinase FAB1D (The sequence of the model RefSeq protein was modified relative to this genomic sequence to represent the inferred CDS: deleted 1 base in 1 codon): MCSMCHNCGAELSKLEEKKRQDNGNFLKLHTGGSCKFCRKKQEGESIKWDGASQHEKPMIGPTTSLYSSDSLVSNCSEYSVDVNSYDRINGQEITTDDGQESCRRMESNPKESSNGGDRHIARDVEIQTTKGQEAKDGVSGNHDQSSSEVTEKFQSIDNELDAEIWEPPEAEDPEDDMEGSMAYNDDDDDECGDGSNWGKPFALSRFRDERSGSYKFKVEKQRAMEEVINGKFRALVCHLLKSVGVGSSGEDGESWVDIVTSLSWEAASFLKPDTIDGKVMDPIGSVKVKCIATGSRGQSRLVKGLVFKKHAAHKHMPTKYENPKLLLISGVLGQSSSGLSSFASMAQEEKGYLKSLIDMIESCHPNVILVEKTVSRDIQESIRAKGMTLVSDMKLHRLERIARCTGAPILSSDTLTCQKLKQFKSFYIEKFVEEHAPCGEGGKRPSKTLMFLEGCPTRLGCTILLKGSHSDELKRIKCVVQCAVIAAYHIILETSFLVDQRAMFSTIQFPEVENVLPTDQQSPNLGSGNSSVPCDGDCTTNGTCAVDIPISNGFHAENNHNSNLDSESNSPLAYETYNPAIFTGFSSLSASLKKVVGESFPFASSTSYQSLSSYFGFNGSESNGHISKAASLLTTPEAVDDCDMEAKGSSDEEKSPDGGQVSLEIKIDGNNEDQMQSCDDVNAVMDSQSILVLMSRRNALRGTICEQSHFSHIMFYKNFDAPLGKFLRDNLLNQRSQCATCGELPEAHFYHYAHHSKQLTIQVKRLLEGKHLPGEAEGKLWMWSCCGKCKPRNGTTKSTKRVLISTAARSLSFGKFLELNLSLSSSSSRLSSCGHSLQRDFLYFFGLGPMAAIFKYSTATIYNVSLPPQKLEFRNLVRQEWLKKETMNVYTKGMLMFTEVANSLKRIRSQFSGKPLNLQGVSLDLSDIEDLLKQERSEFEVNIQNAVFKNGNPDQTVYQLLSLNQLLWELLLESCIWDRRLQSLLSSDPAAGDFITAEKVRLKQVNLRMDGPAAGGNVGTETILENGNVGFDDGADLIVNLDTVEGQAPESSDGGDLYNTSNVAESEMPTVDLSRNISSKDGFVAEQNGSAHCGSQSGDDNCQAMALPSFDHVQVDRSIPISAGLGNTDDVSELHGSKQDRSLQSATSSLRNSSGWPWTPFSEIQPVDMKDILKGYLQKPESISRYTPEYIPTAYQLIIEEGPRLHIPLEGDNFIVSDYEGELSSVIACALASLEDRHVPLEALDGDRRRENGMVAKSFESLPSLPRISLFPSPYWSSNGSSDSDSVHFTPSISLEDSRFSSFDGLNLLDSHIPPEPFNPVVNLHGKGKYSVACLHANEFRDLRHRCCPSEVDYIASLSRCRNWDAKGGKSKSFFAKTLDDRFIIKEIKKTEFDSFMKFARDYFKYMNQSFELGNQTCLAKVLGIYQVNIRQARSGKENRHDLMVMENLNFGRKITRQYDLKGALHARYTAAADGSGDVLLDQNFVNDMNSSSPLYVSNKAKRFLERAVWNDTAFLNSINVMDYSLLVAVDTERRELVCGIIDYLRQYTWDKQLETWVKSSLVPKNVLPTVISPKEYKRRFRKFMSLHFLCVPDYWCSELSSDPCEPCGVRDDHIFQPKSQPQREGRLNGFSTQVFELLILIIILLLLTPTVYI, encoded by the exons ATGTGTAGTATGTGTCATAATTGTGGTGCGGAATTGTCAAAGTTGGAGGAAAAGAAGAGACAGGATAATGGGAATTTTCTAAAACTACATACTGGTGGTTCTTGTAAATTTTGTCGCAAGAAGCAAGAGGGAGAATCTATAAAGTGGGATGGTGCGAGTCAGCATGAAAAACCGATGATCGGTCCAACTACTTCATTGTACAGCAGTGATAGCCTTGTATCTAATTGCA GTGAGTATTCGGTCGATGTAAATTCATATGACAG GATTAATGGACAAGAAATTACAACGGATGATGGTCAAGAGAGTTGTAGAAGGATGGAAAGCAACCCAAAGGAAAGCAGCAATGGTGGTGATAGGCATATTGCAAGAGATGTGGAAATACAGACAACTAAGGGTCAGGAAGCAAAAGATGGTGTTTCTGGAAATCATGACCAATCCTCTTCTGAAGTAACTGAGAAATTTCAGTCTATTGACAATGAACTGGATGCCGAAATCTGGGAACCTCCGGAAGCAGAAGACCCAGAGGATGACATGGAGGGGAGCATGGCTTAtaacgatgatgatgatgacgagtGTGGTGATGGGAGTAATTGGGGCAAACCATTTGCTTTGAGTCGCTTTAGAGATGAACGCAGTGGGAGTTACAAGTTTAAAGTGGAAAAACAGAGGGCAATGGAAGAGGTGATAAATGGGAAGTTCAGGGCACTTGTATGTCATCTTCTGAAATCTGTGGGTGTTGGCTCTTCTGGGGAAGATGGTGAAAGTTGGGTGGATATAGTTACTTCTTTATCATGGGAAGCTGCTTCATTTTTGAAGCCTGATACTATTGATGGCAAAGTAATGGATCCAATCGGTTCTGTGAAAGTGAAATGCATTGCAACTGGTTCTCGCGGCCAAAG CCGTTTAGTAAAAGGATTGGTCTTCAAAAAGCATGCTGCTCACAAGCACATGCCAACTAAGTACGAGAATCCAAAGTTGTTACTGATCAGTGGTGTCCTTGGTCAATCTTCTAGTGGGTTATCATCATTTGCTTCAATGGCACAGGAG GAAAAGGGTTATCTGAAGTCGCTCATTGATATGATAGAATCATGCCATCCAAATGTGATTTTGGTAGAAAAAACTGTTTCTCGTGATATCCAAGAGTCTATTCGTGCAAAAGGAATGACTCTGGTCTCTGATATGAAGCTTCATCGCCTAGAGAGAATTGCCCGTTGTACTGGTGCACCAATTCTATCATCTGATACTTTGACCTGTCAAAAGCTAAAGCAATTCAAGTCTTTTTATATTGAGAAATTTGTAGAGGAACATGCCCCTTGTGGTGAAGGGGGTAAGAGGCCAAGTAAAACGTTGATGTTTCTTGAAGGCTGTCCTACGCGTCTTGGTTGTACG ATTTTGCTGAAAGGCTCACACAGTGATGAATTGAAGCGGATTAAATGTGTTGTGCAGTGTGCTGTTATCGCGGCGTACCACATAATTCTTGAGACATCTTTCCTTGTTGATCAGAGGGCAATGTTCTCTACAATTCAGTTTCCTGAAGTGGAGAATGTCCTGCCGACTGATCAACAATCCCCTAATTTAGGATCTGGGAACTCAAGTGTTCCTTGCGATGGTGATTGTACCACAAATGGGACATGTGCAGTTGATATTCCGATCTCCAATGGATTCCATGCTGAAAATAACCACAATTCAAACTTAGATTCGGAAAGTAACTCCCCCTTAGCTTATGAAACATATAATCCAGCCATTTTTACTGGGTTTTCGTCTCTTTCAGCTTCGTTAAAGAAAGTTGTTGGGGAAAGTTTCCCTTTTGCATCCTCTACTTCGTATCAGTCCCTGTCATCATACTTTGGATTCAATGGAAGTGAATCCAACGGTCATATAAGTAAAGCTGCTTCTCTTTTAACAACTCCAGAGGCAGTTGACGACTGTGATATGGAGGCTAAAGGTAGTTCTGATGAAGAAAAGTCACCTGATGGTGGGCAAGTCtctttagaaataaaaatagatggTAATAATGAAGACCAAATGCAAAGTTGTGATGATGTCAACGCGGTGATGGATTCTCAGAGTATTTTGGTTTTGATGTCTAGACGGAATGCTTTGAGAGGGACAATCTGTGAGCAGAGCCATTTTTCTCATATTATGTTCTACAAGAATTTTGATGCCCCTCTTGGAAAGTTTCTGAGGGATAATTTACTCAATCAG AGAAGCCAGTGTGCCACATGTGGTGAATTACCTGAAGCTCATTTTTACCATTATGCTCATCATAGTAAGCAGCTTACCATACAAGTTAAACGGCTTCTTGAGGGAAAGCATTTGCCTGGGGAAGCAGAAGGGAAGCTTTGGATGTGGAGTTGCTGTGGCAAATGTAAACCCAGAAATGGAACCACAAAATCTACAAAACGAGTGTTGATTTCCACTGCTGCTCGTAGTCTGTCATTTGGAAAATTCTTGGagctcaatctctctctctcctcttcatCTAGCAGATTATCCAGCTGTGGCCATTCTCTGCAAAGGGACTTCCTTTACTTCTttgg GTTAGGCCCAATGGCTGCAATATTCAAGTACTCTACTGCTACGATATATAATGTTTCTTTGCCTCCTCAGAAGCTGGAGTTCAGAAATTTAGTCAGACAAGAGTGGCTGAAGAAAGAAACCATGAAT GTGTACACAAAAGGGATGTTAATGTTCACTGAGGTCGCAAACTCTTTGAAGAGGATCAGATCTCAATTTTCAGGCAAACCTCTAAACTTGCAAGGCGTATCACTAGACTTATCTGACATTGAAGATTTGTTGAAGCAGGAAAGATCTGAGTTTGAG GTAAACATTCAGAATGCTGTTTTTAAGAATGGGAATCCAGACCAGACTGTTTACCAACTTCTCAGCTTGAACCAATTATTATGGGAACTTCTGCTTGAATCTTGCATTTGGGATCGACGCTTGCAGTCTTTACTCTCATCTGATCCTGCAGCAGGCGACTTTATTACTGCTGAGAAAGTAAGGCTGAAACAAGTTAACTTAAGGATGGATGGCCCTGCTGCTGGAGGCAATGTGGGCACAGAAACAATTTTGGAGAACGGTAATGTTGGCTTTGATGACGGTGCTGATTTGATAGTTAATTTAGACACAGTTGAAGGTCAAGCTCCAGAATCTAGTGATGGTGGTGATTTATATAATACATCCAATGTGGCTGAGAGTGAGATGCCTACTGTCGATCTAAGTAGAAATATATCATCTAAAGATGGGTTCGTTGCAGAACAGAATGGCTCTGCCCATTGCGGGTCTCAGTCTGGTGATGATAACTGCCAAGCAATGGCTCTTCCTTCATTTGATCATGTACAAGTGGACAGATCAATTCCCATTTCCGCAGGTCTTGGGAATACTGATGATGTTTCTGAGTTACATGGATCAAAGCAGGATAGATCTTTGCAGTCAGCAACGTCCAGCTTAAGAAATTCGTCTGGATGGCCTTGGACACCATTCTCAGAAATACAGCCAGTAGACATGAAGGATATCCTGAAAGGTTACTTGCAGAAACCCGAATCTATCAGTAGATATACTCCAGAATACATTCCCACAGCCTATCAACTGATCATTGAGGAAGGCCCAAGGCTGCACATCCCTCTTGAAGGTGATAATTTTATCGTGTCAGACTATGAGGGTGAACTCTCAAGCGTAATTGCATGTGCTCTGGCCTCCTTGGAGGATCGGCATGTTCCTTTAGAAGCTCTTGATGGGGATAGGAGGAGAGAGAATGGAATGGTAGCCAAGTCATTTGAAAGTTTACCCAGCCTACCTCGAATTTCCCTTTTTCCTTCCCCGTATTGGTCTTCTAATGGTTCTTCAGATTCAGATTCAGTCCATTTTACACCTAGCATTTCTTTAGAAGACTCACGGTTCTCCAGTTTTGATGGTTTGAATTTGTTGGATTCTCATATTCCTCCTGAACCTTTTAATCCAGTTGTCAACCTGCATGGGAAGGGTAAATACTCAGTAGCTTGTCTCCATGCCAATGAGTTCCGTGACCTACGCCATCGCTGCTGCCCATCTGAGGTTGATTACATTGCTTCCCTTAGCCGTTGTAGGAACTGGGATGCCAAAGGTGGGAAGAGCAAATCTTTTTTCGCTAAAACATTAGATGACAGGTTTATCATAAAGGAGATTAAGAAGACAGAATTTGATTCGTTTATGAAGTTTGCTCGGGATTATTTCAAGTACATGAATCAGTCATTTGAATTGGGGAACCAAACGTGCCTTGCCAAAGTTCTTGGGATCTATCAG GTAAATATAAGGCAGGCAAGAAGTGGGAAAGAGAACAGGCATGATTTGATGGTCATGGAGAATCTTAATTTTGGTCGGAAAATCACTCGCCAGTATGATCTTAAAGGTGCTCTTCATGCTAGGTACACTGCAGCAGCTGATGGTTCTGGCGACGTTCTTTTGGATCAGAACTTTGTCAATGACATGAATTCCTCCTCTCCCTTGTATGTTAGCAATAAAGCCAAGCGTTTCTTGGAACGAGCTGTTTGGAATGACACAGCTTTCCTTAAT TCTATAAATGTTATGGATTATTCTTTACTTGTGGCTGTGGATACTGAGCGGCGGGAACTTGTATGTGGTATCATTGATTACCTAAGGCAGTATACCTGGGACAAGCAACTAGAGACTTGGGTGAAATCTTCACTTGTTCCAAAGAATGTTTTGCCGACTGTCATCTCTCCAAAAGAGTACAAGAGGAGATTCAGAAAGTTCATGTCTTTGCATTTCTTGTGCGTCCCAGATTATTGGTGCTCAGAATTATCCTCCGACCCA TGTGAACCTTGTGGTGTCAGAGATGATCATATTTTTCAACCAAAATCCCAGCCCCAGAGGGAAGGAAGGCTTAATGGTTTTTCTACACAAGTCTTTGAACTGttaatattgattattattttgctGCTGCTCACTCCTACAGTTTACATATAG